One window of the Paramagnetospirillum magnetotacticum MS-1 genome contains the following:
- a CDS encoding DUF1465 family protein encodes MQEAAFFRGTFDETMDLLVEARNYMRHCERRDRKRLGNMVGLRLNCEAMRITSRLTQVMAWLMVQKAVHTGELTPEQALAEERRLTYADVCMDRSAEEDTSLPSGFRSLMDRSWHLFARVERLEQLIVGRIRH; translated from the coding sequence ATGCAGGAAGCGGCTTTTTTTCGAGGAACGTTCGATGAGACCATGGACCTCCTGGTCGAGGCCCGGAACTATATGCGGCACTGCGAACGTCGTGACCGTAAGCGCCTTGGCAATATGGTTGGCCTACGGCTGAACTGCGAAGCAATGCGCATCACCTCCCGCCTGACGCAGGTTATGGCGTGGCTGATGGTTCAAAAGGCAGTTCACACTGGTGAGCTGACCCCAGAGCAGGCTTTGGCCGAGGAGAGGCGCCTTACCTACGCCGATGTTTGCATGGATCGAAGTGCTGAAGAGGACACCAGCCTCCCATCGGGATTTCGCAGCCTGATGGATCGATCTTGGCACTTGTTTGCACGGGTGGAGCGACTGGAGCAACTCATTGTGGGGCGAATACGGCATTGA
- a CDS encoding recombinase family protein: MRQAIAYTRVSTKGQGDNGIGLDLQETQIRAYAKASRIQLLDVLREVETGTGETGINDRPVLQEAISTARRLGIPIIVSNLDRLTRNTDALLAFLADEGVKLIALNVGRSKKELMIVDAARAQREVELISELTKVALKKKKADGYKLGNHTNLDEARERSGVVRSQDADERARQLAPVIAELKEAGIKSLRKMAAALNERGIKPAQGGTWSFGSVKNVISRLEAMQSGDVSESTMPEKQADTATDQKPCAVWGSW, from the coding sequence ATGCGCCAAGCTATTGCCTATACACGCGTTTCTACAAAAGGACAGGGAGACAATGGCATCGGCCTTGATCTCCAAGAGACACAGATACGTGCCTATGCCAAAGCAAGTCGGATTCAGCTCCTCGATGTCTTAAGAGAAGTCGAAACCGGCACAGGTGAAACCGGCATCAATGACCGTCCTGTCCTACAAGAAGCTATATCGACGGCTCGCAGGCTTGGCATACCAATTATCGTTTCCAACTTGGATCGCCTTACCCGGAACACAGACGCTTTGTTGGCGTTCTTGGCTGATGAAGGCGTCAAACTGATCGCCTTGAACGTGGGGCGCTCCAAAAAGGAGCTTATGATCGTTGACGCGGCCCGAGCGCAACGTGAAGTTGAATTGATCAGTGAGCTCACAAAAGTGGCTCTGAAAAAGAAGAAGGCCGACGGCTACAAGCTTGGCAATCATACGAACCTTGATGAGGCTCGTGAGCGCAGCGGCGTGGTTCGTTCGCAGGATGCAGATGAAAGAGCTCGGCAGCTTGCTCCGGTGATCGCAGAGCTCAAAGAGGCTGGTATCAAATCGCTACGCAAGATGGCTGCAGCGCTTAATGAGCGAGGCATCAAGCCCGCACAGGGTGGCACATGGAGCTTTGGTTCGGTGAAGAACGTGATCAGCCGTTTGGAAGCTATGCAGTCCGGTGACGTTTCTGAATCCACGATGCCAGAGAAGCAAGCTGACACAGCGACGGATCAAAAGCCCTGCGCCGTATGGGGCAGTTGGTAG
- a CDS encoding response regulator, with translation MDQDSGPHPLTSVLIVDDTPQNLTILGELLQPLYQVRVANSGERALRIVGSTPRPDIILLDVMMPGMDGYAVLERLRSDPETHDIPVIFITAMNATEDEERGFALGAVDYITKPIVPAIVLARVRTHLELKRARDRLSSQNDWLEQEVARRMSENLLIQDLSVRALACLAEARDNETGHHIIRTQAYVDLLARRLANHERFHQALVGPRLGMVVKAAPLHDIGKVGIPDAILLKPGRLTPDEFEVMKTHPAIGADAISRAMDQALAQADNKMAAQAGEAFSFLKVAHEISIGHHEKWDGSGYPTGLSGEAIPVSARLMALADVFDALICRRVYKAAMSIEDATAIIAEGRGRHFDPDVVDAFLSRRDDFVEIARRHADPEQGE, from the coding sequence ATGGACCAGGACTCGGGCCCGCATCCGCTGACAAGCGTCCTGATCGTTGACGACACCCCACAGAATCTGACCATCTTGGGGGAGCTTCTCCAGCCGTTGTACCAAGTCCGCGTCGCCAATTCGGGCGAGCGTGCTTTAAGGATAGTCGGCTCAACTCCTCGCCCAGACATCATTTTATTGGATGTCATGATGCCCGGCATGGACGGATACGCCGTCCTTGAACGCCTCCGCTCGGATCCCGAGACACATGACATTCCTGTGATCTTCATCACCGCCATGAATGCCACAGAGGATGAGGAGCGTGGCTTTGCTTTGGGGGCGGTCGATTACATCACCAAGCCGATCGTCCCCGCGATCGTGCTGGCGCGGGTCCGCACCCATCTCGAGCTCAAGCGCGCGCGCGACCGGCTGTCCAGCCAGAATGACTGGCTGGAGCAAGAGGTCGCCCGGCGCATGAGCGAAAATCTGCTCATCCAGGATCTCAGTGTCCGCGCCCTGGCTTGCCTTGCAGAAGCCCGAGATAACGAGACCGGCCATCATATCATTCGGACGCAGGCCTATGTCGATCTCTTGGCCCGCCGCCTTGCCAATCACGAGCGCTTCCACCAAGCCTTGGTCGGCCCCCGGCTCGGTATGGTGGTTAAGGCTGCGCCGCTGCACGACATTGGCAAGGTTGGTATTCCTGATGCAATTCTGCTCAAGCCTGGGCGGTTAACGCCTGACGAATTCGAGGTGATGAAGACGCATCCGGCTATCGGCGCTGACGCTATTAGCCGTGCCATGGATCAGGCATTGGCGCAGGCCGACAACAAGATGGCAGCCCAAGCCGGCGAGGCATTCTCATTCCTCAAAGTCGCGCATGAGATTTCCATCGGCCATCATGAGAAATGGGATGGCAGCGGCTATCCAACGGGCCTGAGCGGCGAGGCCATCCCAGTTTCGGCCCGACTTATGGCTCTGGCCGACGTCTTCGACGCCCTGATTTGCAGACGGGTCTATAAGGCGGCAATGAGCATCGAGGACGCCACCGCGATCATAGCCGAGGGACGCGGCCGACATTTCGATCCCGATGTGGTCGACGCCTTCCTGTCGCGCCGCGATGACTTTGTTGAAATCGCTCGCCGTCACGCGGATCCCGAGCAGGGGGAGTAA
- a CDS encoding methyl-accepting chemotaxis protein, whose protein sequence is MDFHWNIARRLTALTAIMLTILIATSGFGIHGLSRMHDSFKGVAQDTTKALSDLSGVVDALHRIRIRTVSATVERDSAKVAALRDEFKKQMSDLDKAWGSYASSQMTAQEAALARDAEAGFKSYRVYLTANWDRISAGDLEGARIDLLGPGTDQFRKAATPLRKLMDYQREEANASFLEGEANYASDRTVSFSLVGLGIILGVVLSILIARSVSVPIHQITSVMQSLAKGDTSINVFGTERKDETGQIARAVEVFKCNAIDKSRVEAEAADAKHRADQQLRSEMQRLAGEFESSVATVVDNVAGASSDMELTAQTMSSLSGQVSAQANAVAAASEQASANVQTVAAAAEELSASVSEIGRQVSDAARVSRDAVDEASHADAIVHGLSEAVGRIGEVVKLINDIASQTNLLALNATIEAARAGEAGKGFAVVANEVKSLANQTARATDEIAQQINTVQTETGRAVDAIQSVNSTIGRIDEISSAIASAVEQQSAATQEIARNVEEAARGTQEVSSNIGGVTSAASETGQSSAMVLCAAQKLSSESASLRRLVGDFVAKVRNG, encoded by the coding sequence ATGGATTTCCACTGGAACATTGCTCGGCGGCTGACCGCTCTGACCGCCATTATGCTGACGATCTTGATCGCCACCAGTGGGTTCGGCATTCACGGGTTGAGTCGAATGCACGACAGCTTCAAAGGGGTCGCCCAGGACACCACCAAGGCGCTTAGCGACCTTTCCGGGGTCGTCGATGCCCTCCATCGCATCCGCATCCGGACGGTCAGTGCCACGGTGGAGCGCGACTCTGCCAAGGTGGCGGCGCTGAGGGACGAGTTCAAAAAGCAGATGAGTGATCTGGACAAGGCGTGGGGGAGCTATGCATCTTCCCAGATGACTGCTCAAGAGGCGGCCCTGGCTCGGGACGCTGAGGCTGGGTTCAAGTCATATCGCGTCTACCTGACTGCCAATTGGGACCGCATCTCTGCCGGTGACCTGGAAGGTGCGCGGATCGATTTGTTGGGACCGGGAACAGACCAGTTTCGCAAGGCCGCCACTCCCCTCCGCAAACTGATGGACTACCAGCGAGAAGAAGCCAACGCGTCCTTCTTGGAGGGAGAGGCTAATTATGCATCTGATCGGACCGTCAGCTTCAGCCTCGTGGGCCTCGGCATTATTCTCGGCGTGGTGCTGTCGATCCTGATTGCTCGTTCGGTTTCCGTGCCCATTCACCAGATTACCTCGGTCATGCAGAGCCTCGCCAAAGGCGATACCTCAATCAACGTGTTCGGCACTGAGCGAAAAGATGAGACCGGGCAGATTGCCCGTGCGGTCGAGGTTTTCAAGTGCAATGCCATCGACAAATCTCGCGTCGAGGCAGAGGCAGCCGACGCCAAGCACCGGGCTGATCAGCAGCTTCGTTCGGAAATGCAGCGCTTAGCCGGAGAGTTCGAGTCCAGCGTCGCCACGGTGGTGGACAATGTTGCTGGCGCATCTTCTGATATGGAACTGACGGCCCAAACCATGTCCTCTCTATCCGGGCAGGTTTCTGCCCAGGCAAATGCCGTGGCCGCCGCCTCGGAACAAGCAAGTGCCAATGTTCAGACCGTTGCCGCCGCCGCAGAGGAGCTATCCGCCTCGGTTTCGGAGATTGGTCGGCAGGTGAGCGATGCGGCACGCGTTTCACGCGATGCTGTTGATGAGGCGTCTCACGCGGATGCAATCGTCCATGGACTGTCTGAAGCGGTCGGACGAATTGGCGAAGTTGTCAAACTCATCAACGACATTGCAAGCCAGACCAACCTACTCGCCTTGAACGCGACCATTGAGGCTGCTCGTGCAGGTGAGGCTGGCAAGGGTTTCGCCGTGGTTGCCAACGAGGTCAAGAGCCTTGCCAACCAGACCGCACGAGCCACCGACGAGATCGCACAACAGATCAATACCGTTCAGACCGAAACGGGTCGTGCCGTCGATGCAATCCAAAGCGTCAATTCAACCATCGGCCGGATTGACGAGATCTCTTCGGCGATTGCATCTGCCGTGGAGCAGCAATCAGCGGCAACGCAGGAGATCGCCCGCAACGTAGAAGAGGCTGCCAGAGGCACCCAAGAGGTTTCCAGCAACATCGGCGGCGTCACATCGGCTGCCAGTGAAACCGGACAGTCCTCGGCTATGGTTCTCTGTGCTGCGCAGAAGCTGTCTTCGGAGTCCGCGTCGCTCCGTCGATTGGTCGGGGATTTCGTCGCAAAGGTCCGCAATGGCTAA
- a CDS encoding histidine phosphatase family protein: protein MKITVHMAIALFVATAVLVPVAADADATGAAPAEAAKFKEITATKETLEQLRRGGWVLYMRHGRTDNTKPDRYPSVDLNDCSTQRPLTEDGLKMAAEVGEEVRKARIPVGEIRISPLCRVKDTVAAAFPNQAFTLDNELLYTANLTDVEKQPIIANTRRLLSTPVANGVNRLLIAHAPNLMDLIGYFPKEGTLVVFRPKGNGEFDYIASIPPTLWPSLQH, encoded by the coding sequence ATGAAGATCACTGTTCACATGGCCATTGCCCTGTTTGTGGCGACAGCCGTCCTCGTTCCAGTCGCCGCCGATGCCGACGCTACTGGCGCGGCTCCGGCCGAGGCGGCAAAGTTTAAGGAGATCACCGCCACCAAGGAGACCTTGGAGCAGTTGCGCCGGGGAGGCTGGGTGCTTTATATGCGCCATGGCCGCACGGACAACACCAAGCCGGATCGCTATCCCTCCGTCGATCTCAACGACTGCTCCACGCAACGGCCGCTGACTGAGGATGGGCTGAAAATGGCGGCCGAAGTCGGCGAGGAGGTTCGAAAGGCCCGCATCCCCGTTGGAGAAATCCGCATCAGCCCGCTATGCCGGGTCAAGGACACGGTGGCGGCAGCTTTCCCAAATCAAGCGTTCACACTCGACAATGAGTTGCTGTACACGGCGAATTTGACGGACGTCGAAAAGCAGCCAATCATCGCTAATACCCGCCGCCTTCTTTCAACGCCAGTCGCCAATGGTGTGAATCGGCTCCTGATCGCCCATGCGCCGAACCTGATGGACCTGATCGGTTATTTCCCCAAGGAAGGAACCCTGGTGGTGTTTCGTCCTAAGGGAAACGGTGAGTTTGATTATATCGCCAGCATTCCGCCGACTTTGTGGCCTAGCCTGCAACATTAG
- a CDS encoding M67 family metallopeptidase, translating to MLVLTAQQMASIAAAAEAAWPGEGCGLLIGKGRRVVTVTQVMNAENLLKSEGNDRFELDPAARFAAERAVRGTDRRVIGHWHSHPDGSAKPSATDMAQAWEPDMIWLIVGTAAHGEGHPQTVQMLAHRLERDTGRVFPIRMELAEKRACQGARFPT from the coding sequence ATGCTGGTCCTCACGGCCCAGCAAATGGCGTCCATCGCCGCCGCCGCCGAAGCGGCCTGGCCGGGCGAGGGCTGTGGTCTCTTGATCGGTAAAGGCCGACGGGTGGTGACCGTAACCCAGGTCATGAATGCCGAGAATCTTCTCAAATCCGAGGGCAATGACCGCTTCGAACTGGATCCGGCGGCCCGCTTCGCCGCCGAACGCGCCGTGCGCGGTACGGATCGGCGGGTGATCGGCCATTGGCACTCCCATCCCGACGGCAGTGCCAAACCCTCCGCCACCGATATGGCCCAGGCCTGGGAGCCGGATATGATCTGGCTCATCGTCGGTACCGCCGCCCATGGCGAGGGGCATCCCCAGACCGTGCAGATGCTGGCCCACCGCCTGGAGCGCGATACCGGCCGGGTGTTTCCCATCCGCATGGAATTGGCGGAAAAAAGAGCTTGCCAGGGGGCCCGCTTTCCGACATAA
- a CDS encoding sensor histidine kinase — protein MSYFRFFELKMVMRSERPVVLIVDDVAENLQVLGELLQPSYLVKVATSGERALKIASTYPQPDLILLDVMMPVMDGYECLRRLRENPETRKIPVIFVTALDSTEDERKGLDLGAVDYITKPIRPAIVEARVRNHLDMKATRDWLYDQNVVLEAELSRLLEILAHHLQEPVRRQFTFAQLLQRSLPKPLNEAAEMSLAQIMDGAVRLRTMLHDVVLYLAACQAPDPSALCDAENALNIAIRQVDHRLEDAGGKITRAEMPSVWLNSDQLTAIFRALITNAIDYRDPERDLHITIMVNLDGSDVVFSVADNGIGIPCEFRDRVFWLFERLHADFNRPGTGIGLALVKKIVEAARGRVWIEDGDEWGVKICFSLPRRTE, from the coding sequence ATGAGCTACTTCAGGTTCTTTGAGCTTAAAATGGTTATGAGAAGCGAGCGTCCCGTCGTTCTTATCGTCGACGACGTTGCCGAGAACCTCCAAGTTCTTGGCGAGTTATTGCAGCCATCATATTTGGTTAAGGTGGCGACGTCCGGCGAGCGTGCGTTAAAAATCGCCTCAACCTATCCACAACCCGACCTCATTCTGCTCGATGTGATGATGCCGGTTATGGATGGCTATGAGTGCCTTCGGCGGCTCAGGGAAAATCCCGAGACGCGAAAGATCCCAGTGATTTTCGTGACCGCGCTGGATAGCACGGAGGATGAGCGTAAAGGGCTGGACTTGGGCGCGGTGGACTACATCACGAAGCCGATCCGTCCGGCCATCGTCGAAGCGCGGGTCCGTAATCATTTGGATATGAAGGCAACGCGCGATTGGCTGTATGACCAAAATGTCGTTCTTGAAGCGGAATTGAGTCGTCTCCTGGAAATACTCGCGCACCACTTGCAGGAGCCGGTTCGGCGCCAGTTCACCTTCGCCCAATTGCTGCAGCGCTCACTGCCGAAGCCATTGAATGAAGCCGCTGAAATGTCCCTGGCACAGATAATGGACGGGGCTGTACGGCTGCGGACCATGCTTCATGACGTCGTGCTGTATCTCGCGGCCTGCCAGGCTCCAGATCCTTCCGCGCTCTGTGATGCGGAAAATGCCCTCAATATCGCCATCAGACAGGTTGACCACCGGCTAGAAGATGCCGGGGGCAAGATCACTCGAGCTGAAATGCCGTCCGTTTGGCTGAACTCTGACCAACTGACTGCGATTTTCAGGGCGCTTATCACCAATGCCATCGATTACCGAGATCCGGAGCGCGACCTCCACATTACCATCATGGTAAATCTCGATGGATCCGATGTTGTCTTTTCGGTTGCCGACAACGGCATAGGAATACCATGTGAATTCCGTGATCGAGTATTCTGGTTGTTTGAACGGCTTCATGCTGATTTTAACAGGCCCGGAACGGGCATCGGCCTTGCCCTAGTAAAGAAAATTGTCGAAGCCGCAAGGGGCCGAGTCTGGATTGAAGATGGTGATGAGTGGGGGGTGAAAATATGCTTTTCACTGCCTCGCCGAACCGAATAG